The sequence below is a genomic window from bacterium.
TGGCGGTGCCGGATCAAAACACGCCTGGGCAAGATCGGCGACCTGGTCCATCGACATCGCCTGCGCCTCTGCCACCGCCGCGCGGTACGCCGCGTCGCCCATCTGCCGGCGCGCGCGCGTGTGGAGGGCGGCATACGCCGCGTGGTCGTGGTATGTTGGACTCATCACCTCGCCCGTCCAGTCGGTCCACCCCTCCACGGCCGCCAGGAGACGCACAGCCCGTTCGACGTCACCGTGGTGCCCACTCATCAGGGCGGCGATTCCGACGGCATACATGATGGCCCGTCGGGACTCCGTCGCGCGGGCCAGACCGAGCGCCGCTGCCCCCAGGCCGGCGGCAGCGGTGTCGTTCCGACGCCTCAGCTTGAGTTGGGCGAGGCTGGTGAGGGCAAACGCCATGATTTGGGTGCTGCCTGTGCCGCGGGCCAGGTTTAGGCCCTCGGTGAGGGTGGCCTCGGCCCGTTCCAGATCCTCCAGCAGTATGAAGGTGCGTCCGAGTTCAACCAACGCGAACACCACATTCCTTGAGTCCCCCGCCCCCCGGCTCAGCACGAGGCTCTGTTCCAGGAGCGCCCGCGCGTCGCTGGCCTCACCCTGCAGCAGGGCGACGGCGCCGAGGCGGGAGAGGATAGTGGCCATCAGGACCCGGTCGTGAAGGGCCTCGGCGAGGGCCAAGCCCTCCTGCAGCAGTGTCCGGGCGTGAGAGTAGTCATCACTCTGCAGCATCGCCAGCAGGCCCTCCCCCGCGAGCGCTTTGGCACGAAGGAAAGCAGAGGAGTCTACGCCCAGCGCCCGCGCGTCCTGGAGCCAGCGCCGTCCCTCGCGCACGGAACCACGCCATGCCCAGAAATCCATCAACGCCACCGCGAGGCGCAGGCTCAGCTCACCGTCTCTCCGCTCCGCCGCCCAGCGCAGCGCAGCCCGGAGGTTCTCGTGCTCCGCCTCTAAACGGTAAAGCCACATTCCTTCCCGCGCGCCGAAGTACTCAGCCTCTGCCTGCTTCGCCAGCGTCAGATAGTAACCGACATGCCGGTCCCGTGCCGCGTCCAGCTCGCCACTTTCCCGAAGGCGCTCCAATGCGTATTCTCGGATCGGTTGGAGCATCCGGTATCGCCGATCGCCGTTCGAGGCTCCATTGGTCTGCACCACGCTCTTGTCCACGAGCAAGCCGAGGATCGCCCACGTGGGCGAGGCTGACTCGCGTTCCTGGATGACGGCCTCTGCCGCCTCCAGCGTCCACCCCCCCACGAAGACGCCCAACTGGCGAAACGCCGCCTGCTCGGTGGCGCTGAGCAAGCCATAGCTCCAGTCAATCGCGTCGCGGAGCGTGTGATGCCGCCCCGGCACATCCCGTGCTTCTTCGGTCGAGAGCAGAGCCTGCCCCTGGAACCGGGCCAGCATTGCTGCCGGGGAGAGGACATGACTGTGGGCGGCGGCGATCCGAATCGCGAGCGGGAGGCCGTCGAGCCGGTGCAGGAG
It includes:
- a CDS encoding LuxR C-terminal-related transcriptional regulator, coding for MTKLHPPVGRAGQNGGSPCLGALPSTVLSDPAPLIGRERELEAIRALLLGASVRLVTLTGPGGIGKTRLALAAARCVEPAFPDGAWFVDLAPLHDAGGVDTAIGQALKIKEAGALPPADRVTTYLKDRRLLLILDNFEHVLPAAARVADLLAAAPQLKVLATSREPLNLLLEHRFPLGGLTLPDLRSLDPASVAQAPAAALFLEHARRIQPDLALTQADASALAELLHRLDGLPLAIRIAAAHSHVLSPAAMLARFQGQALLSTEEARDVPGRHHTLRDAIDWSYGLLSATEQAAFRQLGVFVGGWTLEAAEAVIQERESASPTWAILGLLVDKSVVQTNGASNGDRRYRMLQPIREYALERLRESGELDAARDRHVGYYLTLAKQAEAEYFGAREGMWLYRLEAEHENLRAALRWAAERRDGELSLRLAVALMDFWAWRGSVREGRRWLQDARALGVDSSAFLRAKALAGEGLLAMLQSDDYSHARTLLQEGLALAEALHDRVLMATILSRLGAVALLQGEASDARALLEQSLVLSRGAGDSRNVVFALVELGRTFILLEDLERAEATLTEGLNLARGTGSTQIMAFALTSLAQLKLRRRNDTAAAGLGAAALGLARATESRRAIMYAVGIAALMSGHHGDVERAVRLLAAVEGWTDWTGEVMSPTYHDHAAYAALHTRARRQMGDAAYRAAVAEAQAMSMDQVADLAQACFDPAPPRPSERIAAAGAPRPRPLLSDREQAVLRLIGEGLPNKQIATALSIAERTVKSHVASAMNKLGVDNRAHAAVTAIQRGLL